Genomic segment of Scardovia inopinata JCM 12537:
ATGTCAAGCGATAAATCGTGAACAGCAAAAAGCTCTTCCACCATCTGCCGGGTGAGTTTATCCTGGGCCGCCACCTCCAGGGTCGCTTCATCCATATTGAAATCATTATCATCAGTCACAATCCGGACTCCGGGCAGCTTCTCCAGCTCTCTGAGCTCCTGAACCGAAAACTTGGCCTGAGCAACTCCCCTGCGGACAAAAACATGAACTTCCTGGGCTTTATTACCCTCCAGACCCTGGTACACATTGTCAGGGATGTCGGTTCCCAGCAGATCTTCAGGGTAGCGGACCAGGAAACGGGACACATCCATTGCCACGTTCCCTCCGCCAATGACAGCAACCTGCTCAGCATCCAGCGGCCAGAACCGGGGTGCATCAGGGTAGCCATCGTACCACTCTACAAACCGAGCAGCCCCATAAACTCCCCGCAGATCATGGCCTTTCAGGGTCAGCGGCCGGTCTTCAACAGCTCCGGTGGCAAAAATGACAGCATCGTAGCGGTCAGTTACATCCTTCAGCGATAAGTCTTTGCCAAACTCAACATCTGCATAAAGATGTATATGGGGATTGTTCAGCGTTTTTTCCAATGCCCCCATAATATATTTGATAGCAGGATGATCAGGAGCAACCCCATAGCGGACCAGGCCAAAGGGAACCGGCAGCTTTTCGAACAGATCAATGGAAGCATCAGACGGAAGGCCAAGCCGGGCTCCCGACTGCTTCAGCTGACGCAGAAGAATATCTGCCGTATAGACACCAGCCGGTCCGGCTCCAACCACTGCAACCTTGAGAGGATAACTCTCCGCAGAATTCTGCCCTTCTCCTGCAGTTGTCCCTCTCTCCTGAGTATCTCCCACGGTGGCATTAGTCTCGGTATTCATACTATTCATGGTTTTTATCCTATCGCGTCAAGAGACAGGTGTCACCAGCCTCCAGGAATTTTACCCGGGAAATTTTACCCGGGAAATTTTACTTCCGGCTGTGGTGGAAGGGGTTTCGCTTGTTCTTATTCGCCTTGTGCCTGTACGCCAGCAGAACCAGAAGGGCAGCTAGCAGGGCCAGGGCAAAAATTGCCCCGGTCACCAGGCGGTTCATCACCTCAGGTGTATTAACCGCATACTGCCACCAATCGCTGACTATCATGACCCCGCGGTAGGACACTGTCTGCTTATTTCCAGCCTGATCGACGGCTGCAAGGGTAAGTGTATGCCTGTGCCCATCAGCTTTCAGAGTATAAGTGGGCTGGTTGCTCAGGAAATCCCTCTTGGACCAGGTCTGTACCTTCTTTCCATCTATATACAGGTTCACTGATTTTGTGGACATGTTGTCCCCAGCCAGAATGGTAAATGCCTTCGAGGGAGCATAATAAACCTTTCCCTGATGGATTCCCAGGGCTGACACAGTAGGCTTATGAGCATCCACAGCGAAGTTAACTTCAGCGGCTGCTTTTCTGTCCGCCGACTTGTTGCTCATGGTATTTTCCGCCAGATTGCCAGCCTGATCGAGGGAAGTGAGCCGAATCCGGTAGTAGCCATCAGATGAGAAGAGGGAAGCCGGCAGAGTATAGGTGGTCTGTGACCATCCCTTGTCATTGCTGGTTTTGAGTGAATACTGGGAAGCCTTCAAAGTGACCAGGGTCGAATCCTTGGCCAGACTGATTCTGACCGAATTTTTCAGCAGGCCGCTGACATTGGTTTCTGTAATGGTCACCGACCTGGCTTTCTTGAGGTAGCGGCCGCGCATAGACTGAGTTACTGGATCAAAGGAGTAGACAGACCCATACCGATTTACCGAAAAAACAAGCTTCCTGGTAACCGCATTCCCAGCCTTATCCACAGCCGACGCAGTCAGAGTATAAAGATCATCATACTTAAGCTCGTGGGGGAAATCTCCATAGATAACTTCCTGACTAGTACTGGTTCTATGCACCTGGGGATAGAAAATCATGGTCCCGGAATGATGGGAGGCCGTAAGCTGATATGTAGTCAAAGCTGAATCCAGGTTCTTGTCGGTTGACAGAATACGGGGAGCAATATGATCCGCGTATGCAGTTTTATCTGCCACTTTGCCAATGGTGAGCTCCGGCAGGGTTTTATCGATGATAAATTCAGGCTCTGTCAGCTTCTGAGAGCTGTTGTCAGCAAAATCTGACGACGAAAGGGAAATGGTGTAGTGGCATTCCTGAGTAAAAGCCACTGTGGCCGAATAGATCTTCTCTTTGCTGTCAGGAGAGGAAGTCACCGTCCAGGCGCTGGCCGCAGGGGCAGGTAAAACTTTCCCGTTCTGATCCTTAGCCGTTACCACAATATGAGTAGCGGCCAGATTGATATTCCTGTCAGAAATTCTGATGAGAGCAATCCGATTGGCCTTATAATAATTTCCGCTGCGAGAATCATTATTGTTGAAAGTCAGCGAAGCCAGGGGTTTAACCGTATCAATAATGAAAAGTGGCGACTGTGCGCTGGCGGACAGGCCAGTAGGGTGTACCAGGGAAGCAGATATTTCCCACTGACCGTCGCTGCGGCAGGCAACCTGAGCCGCCCACAAACCCGGGTGACCGGGAATTGGCGTAAATTTATCCGCCGATACCGACTGCTTGGTCCCATCATGAGTCACTGTCACAACCCTGGCAGATGGATCTGCACTCTTCAGGAGGTCAAAAATAGGGTCAATCAAGGTTACAGTGGCAGTTCTAGCTGAAGAGAAATACCTGCCATGATGGACCGCATTATTGTCGTAGCTGATGGACAGGCGAGGAGCCTGGGAATCAATCACTATCCCCTTTATTTCCTGCTCTTTCACTGTTGAAGGGTAAAGAGATTTTCCCTTATCATTCTTAATAAAATCAGAAAGCTTAATAAGGGTTTGGTTGCCGGCCTCATCAGAAATTAAAAGAACAGTACCGGCAAAAGTCATTCTCTGGTTACCGCCACGAATAGTGAAAGATATGCTGCCCTGGTGATTATGCGAACCCGGAGAAGACGCCAGATGAAGAAGAGGAGCCTGCTTGTTTCCCCTGATTGAATTATAGGAAGCAAAGACGGCAGAGGCCGGTTCCAATCCGGAAGTGGAGTCAGTCACCCCTTCAATGGTCACCGTAACAGGGTTGGAACTGAAAATCCACTGCCCTTTGACCTTTCCTGCCGGCTCCAGGCTGAGTCTGGTCACTGCTGGAGCCGTGGTATCGATGAGGAAAGATTCCTTTTGACTGATTTGCCCCCAGAACTCAGCCTGAATGTGATACTTTCCTTCTTCCTTGACTGTCCGCTCATAAATCAGCAGATCGGGGTCATCTGAAGAATCAGAGGAGATAACTTTCAGGTCAGACAGGGGGACGGC
This window contains:
- a CDS encoding FAD-dependent oxidoreductase; the encoded protein is MNTETNATVGDTQERGTTAGEGQNSAESYPLKVAVVGAGPAGVYTADILLRQLKQSGARLGLPSDASIDLFEKLPVPFGLVRYGVAPDHPAIKYIMGALEKTLNNPHIHLYADVEFGKDLSLKDVTDRYDAVIFATGAVEDRPLTLKGHDLRGVYGAARFVEWYDGYPDAPRFWPLDAEQVAVIGGGNVAMDVSRFLVRYPEDLLGTDIPDNVYQGLEGNKAQEVHVFVRRGVAQAKFSVQELRELEKLPGVRIVTDDNDFNMDEATLEVAAQDKLTRQMVEELFAVHDLSLDMEDAGGLDFQGQKARRTFYLHFNSNPVEIVGQDGKVTALRVQRTKTSPQGQMTTTDDVTEYPVQAVYHAIGYKPAQVAGIPYNDARYTLTNVGGRIYSAPEDQGGHPLPYVYASGWAKRGPVGLIGSTKSDALETVGKILEDWAQSGTGGHVAPHGSDTIDDLLAERGLSPLDYQAWKRIDAYERSQGAAVGREHIKVIDSDQLRAIGRQEYQGQ
- a CDS encoding Ig-like domain-containing protein; translation: MKTYISSRIQKAVRKRKNKRFVLGLSIFLGILLIIGLTLMTKTLSYAAADDPGIVAVRLTAAQTGADPANDPDFETDTGTGTAVGRYLLAQENLKLRIQIGAASQLTEARASYKYTTVDHKGRYKQESNRGDSVKLQEDTRATVSGDSKVLLLSLPHGGIYRFDQVTFTLTYNSRNQAGQKQVITKTLADLVNDSAQVDLPDVLKTPGLDSLLLTSMNSDVSFNLQDGQGTDLGDDAWLAASQVKDARLVLTVKNDYFSWVEDFRNAWLDRGSVQVIRHSDETRKEAPLGSFTAEGNADEGLTYSYRLNQFQYQGRLFLADGPYTIELNDAGGIRSRLHLTIDTLRPQISVTVPDKSDGSLATGVAIGGKKEDILVVKNQPRITLTLQDKGRIDPQSLKITGTRQAAFNKKAEPVDLTPWLRQKNPSDGQDRDKTLTYELTLKDDGLYDLSDMYLQASDYAGNTLTTNKKGLALLSVASNVSYQSLLVTTQEAARELVPHVAILPADKQVGVRKTDDTTYYRGAVKEKISLKTRWLEVYKHIDSLKLTVQQQIKDNPLQTTAVPLSDLKVISSDSSDDPDLLIYERTVKEEGKYHIQAEFWGQISQKESFLIDTTAPAVTRLSLEPAGKVKGQWIFSSNPVTVTIEGVTDSTSGLEPASAVFASYNSIRGNKQAPLLHLASSPGSHNHQGSISFTIRGGNQRMTFAGTVLLISDEAGNQTLIKLSDFIKNDKGKSLYPSTVKEQEIKGIVIDSQAPRLSISYDNNAVHHGRYFSSARTATVTLIDPIFDLLKSADPSARVVTVTHDGTKQSVSADKFTPIPGHPGLWAAQVACRSDGQWEISASLVHPTGLSASAQSPLFIIDTVKPLASLTFNNNDSRSGNYYKANRIALIRISDRNINLAATHIVVTAKDQNGKVLPAPAASAWTVTSSPDSKEKIYSATVAFTQECHYTISLSSSDFADNSSQKLTEPEFIIDKTLPELTIGKVADKTAYADHIAPRILSTDKNLDSALTTYQLTASHHSGTMIFYPQVHRTSTSQEVIYGDFPHELKYDDLYTLTASAVDKAGNAVTRKLVFSVNRYGSVYSFDPVTQSMRGRYLKKARSVTITETNVSGLLKNSVRISLAKDSTLVTLKASQYSLKTSNDKGWSQTTYTLPASLFSSDGYYRIRLTSLDQAGNLAENTMSNKSADRKAAAEVNFAVDAHKPTVSALGIHQGKVYYAPSKAFTILAGDNMSTKSVNLYIDGKKVQTWSKRDFLSNQPTYTLKADGHRHTLTLAAVDQAGNKQTVSYRGVMIVSDWWQYAVNTPEVMNRLVTGAIFALALLAALLVLLAYRHKANKNKRNPFHHSRK